In the genome of Microbacterium saperdae, one region contains:
- a CDS encoding PTS sugar transporter subunit IIA, with protein sequence MSVLTLSQVRIHSGSATQDQALQEATDILISAGAVTPAYVDAMRQREETVSTYMGNGLAIPHGTNETKDAILASALSVVRYDGGVDWAGEPATFVIGIAGRGDEHLEILSQIAILFSDDDDVAKLNAAQTPEELFALLSAVND encoded by the coding sequence ATGAGCGTTCTCACCCTCAGCCAGGTCCGCATCCACTCCGGCAGCGCCACGCAGGATCAAGCCCTGCAGGAGGCCACCGACATCCTGATCTCCGCCGGTGCCGTCACCCCCGCCTACGTCGATGCGATGCGTCAGCGCGAGGAGACCGTGTCGACGTACATGGGCAACGGCCTGGCCATCCCCCACGGCACGAACGAGACCAAGGACGCGATCCTCGCCTCCGCCCTCTCGGTCGTCCGCTACGACGGCGGCGTCGACTGGGCGGGCGAACCCGCGACCTTCGTGATCGGCATCGCGGGACGCGGAGACGAACACCTCGAGATCCTCTCGCAGATCGCGATCCTGTTCTCGGATGACGACGACGTCGCGAAGCTGAACGCCGCGCAGACGCCGGAAGAGCTCTTCGCGCTGCTGTCGGCGGTGAACGACTGA
- a CDS encoding PTS mannitol transporter subunit IICB, whose amino-acid sequence MTTTSPAARKPGGLRTGVQRFGTFLSGMIMPNIAAFIAWGFITMLFIPKGFFGAETPFKGWHWAGVAEIIGGGGDSSIIGWQGAMTTVAETADGNILAYVGLVGPMVTYLLPLLIANTAGRMVYGERGGVVATIATVGVIVGTNIPMFLGAMIMGPLAAWITKQMDKLWDGKIRPGFEMLVNNFSAGILGMLLAIAGFFAFGPVMLGISAVLGSAVDWLVSLQLLPVVSIIVEPAKVLFLNNAINHGVFTPLGIEQAAETGKSILFLIEANPGPGLGLLLAFTFFGVGAAKASAPGAAIIQFLGGIHEIYFPYALSKPTTILALIAGGAAGVTTNMVLGGGLAFPAAPGSIIAVTAAAIGPGVGNLLTVYLSVVIAAVVTFLITGVILRASRRRDLEAEGDAFGAAIAQTEANKGKSSAAMDALRTSSGAAAAAGAAGSVATDRRISNIVFACDAGMGSSAMGASVLRNKFKKAEIDGVTVTNQAIANLDGTADLVITQQQLTDRAKAQSPNSIHVSVDNFMNSPKYEEVVEMVRAQRDSDA is encoded by the coding sequence ATGACGACGACGTCACCAGCCGCCCGGAAACCGGGCGGACTCCGAACGGGCGTGCAGCGCTTCGGCACGTTCCTGTCCGGCATGATCATGCCCAACATCGCGGCGTTCATCGCGTGGGGCTTCATCACCATGCTGTTCATCCCCAAGGGATTCTTCGGCGCCGAGACCCCCTTCAAGGGCTGGCATTGGGCCGGTGTCGCCGAGATCATCGGCGGCGGCGGCGATTCGTCCATCATCGGCTGGCAGGGTGCCATGACGACGGTGGCCGAGACCGCCGACGGGAACATCCTCGCCTACGTCGGCCTGGTCGGTCCGATGGTCACCTACCTGCTTCCGCTGCTGATCGCCAACACCGCCGGCCGCATGGTCTACGGCGAGCGCGGCGGCGTCGTGGCGACGATCGCCACGGTGGGTGTCATCGTCGGCACGAACATCCCGATGTTCCTCGGCGCGATGATCATGGGGCCGCTGGCCGCGTGGATCACCAAGCAGATGGACAAGCTGTGGGACGGCAAGATCCGCCCCGGCTTCGAGATGCTGGTGAACAACTTCTCAGCCGGAATCCTCGGCATGCTCCTCGCGATCGCGGGCTTCTTCGCCTTCGGCCCCGTCATGCTCGGCATCAGCGCCGTGCTGGGCTCGGCCGTCGACTGGCTGGTCTCGTTGCAGCTGCTCCCCGTCGTCTCGATCATCGTCGAGCCCGCGAAGGTCCTGTTCCTGAACAACGCCATCAACCACGGCGTGTTCACGCCGCTCGGCATCGAGCAGGCCGCCGAGACCGGGAAGTCGATCCTGTTCCTCATCGAGGCGAACCCCGGCCCGGGCCTCGGCCTGCTCCTCGCGTTCACGTTCTTCGGTGTGGGCGCAGCCAAGGCGTCCGCGCCCGGCGCAGCGATCATCCAGTTCCTGGGTGGCATCCACGAGATCTACTTCCCGTACGCCCTGAGCAAGCCGACCACCATCCTCGCGCTGATCGCGGGTGGCGCAGCCGGCGTCACCACGAACATGGTCCTCGGCGGCGGCCTGGCTTTCCCTGCCGCTCCGGGAAGCATCATCGCCGTGACAGCGGCCGCCATCGGTCCGGGCGTCGGCAACCTGCTGACCGTCTACCTGTCGGTCGTCATCGCCGCCGTCGTGACGTTCCTCATCACGGGCGTCATCCTGCGGGCTTCGCGCAGGCGTGACCTCGAGGCCGAGGGTGACGCGTTCGGCGCCGCGATCGCGCAGACCGAGGCGAACAAGGGCAAGTCCTCGGCCGCCATGGATGCGCTGCGCACCTCGTCCGGTGCCGCTGCCGCAGCGGGTGCCGCGGGCAGCGTGGCCACCGACCGCCGCATCTCGAACATCGTGTTCGCGTGCGACGCCGGCATGGGCTCGTCCGCCATGGGCGCGAGCGTGCTGCGCAACAAGTTCAAGAAGGCCGAGATCGACGGGGTCACGGTCACCAACCAGGCGATCGCCAACCTCGACGGCACCGCCGACCTCGTGATCACGCAGCAGCAGCTGACGGATCGCGCGAAGGCACAGTCGCCGAACTCGATCCACGTGTCGGTCGACAACTTCATGAACTCTCCGAAGTACGAAGAGGTCGTCGAGATGGTGCGCGCACAGCGCGATTCCGACGCGTGA
- the ptsP gene encoding phosphoenolpyruvate--protein phosphotransferase, whose translation MSTLRGVGIGLGVAQGTVVRMTEALPAPDQAPSTRGADAERTRVRDAVAVVARELNERGAAAGGSAQDVLEAQAMIAEDPTLQDEVDTRLDSGATAEWAVHDAFAGFRATLEAVGGYLGERAADLDDIAQRVLAHLRGVDAPGIPNPGHPFVLVARDLAPADTALLDLDQVLALITTDGGPTSHTAILAREKGIVAIVGAVDATALTNGQTVIVDAAAGLVTADPSEEEKDRAAQRAAERRSADAAPLTPGALADGTPIALLANLGKPADASDAVERGAEGVGLFRTEFLFLSATQAPTIAQQRESYRELLAAFPGKKVVVRMLDAGADKPLAFLNDAHEENPALGLRGLRALRASEDILREQLTALAEAEALTEADLWVMAPMVTTVEETAYFTALAREYGLKTAGVMVEVPASALLADRVLAHADFASIGTNDLTQYTMAADRLLGSVAGFQDPWHPAVLRLVREVGTAGARLGKPIGICGEAAADPLLAVVLVGLGATSLSMAPSALADVRHTLSERTLDEARNLAEIALAADDAAGARHAVAEATASFPSHQKETTS comes from the coding sequence ATGAGCACGCTGCGCGGAGTGGGCATCGGTCTCGGCGTCGCCCAGGGCACCGTCGTCCGGATGACCGAGGCGTTGCCGGCACCCGACCAGGCGCCCAGCACGCGCGGGGCCGACGCGGAGCGCACCCGGGTACGGGATGCCGTGGCCGTGGTCGCTCGGGAGCTGAACGAACGCGGTGCCGCCGCCGGCGGTTCGGCCCAGGACGTGCTCGAAGCACAGGCCATGATCGCCGAGGACCCGACCCTGCAGGACGAGGTCGACACCCGTCTCGACTCCGGCGCCACGGCAGAGTGGGCCGTGCACGACGCCTTCGCCGGTTTCCGCGCCACCCTGGAGGCGGTCGGCGGTTACCTCGGCGAGCGTGCGGCCGACCTCGACGACATCGCCCAGCGTGTGCTGGCGCACCTGCGGGGTGTGGACGCCCCCGGCATCCCGAACCCCGGGCACCCCTTCGTCCTGGTGGCCCGCGACCTGGCACCCGCCGACACCGCGCTGCTCGACCTCGATCAGGTGCTTGCGCTGATCACGACCGACGGCGGCCCGACCTCGCACACCGCGATCCTCGCCCGCGAGAAGGGCATCGTCGCGATCGTCGGCGCGGTCGACGCCACGGCGCTGACCAACGGCCAGACCGTCATCGTCGATGCCGCGGCCGGGCTGGTCACCGCCGATCCCTCCGAGGAGGAGAAGGATCGCGCCGCGCAGCGGGCAGCCGAGCGGCGCTCGGCGGACGCGGCCCCCCTGACCCCCGGCGCCCTCGCCGACGGCACGCCGATCGCGCTGCTGGCGAATCTGGGGAAACCTGCAGACGCGTCCGATGCCGTCGAACGCGGGGCCGAGGGCGTCGGGCTGTTCCGCACCGAGTTCCTGTTCCTCTCCGCCACGCAGGCGCCGACGATCGCGCAGCAGCGCGAGTCGTACCGCGAGCTGTTGGCGGCGTTCCCCGGCAAGAAGGTCGTCGTGCGGATGCTCGATGCCGGCGCCGACAAGCCGCTCGCCTTCCTCAACGACGCGCACGAGGAGAATCCCGCGCTGGGGCTCCGCGGGCTGCGCGCGCTGCGCGCCAGCGAGGACATCCTCCGCGAACAGCTCACGGCGCTCGCCGAGGCGGAAGCGCTGACCGAGGCGGACCTGTGGGTCATGGCGCCGATGGTCACGACCGTCGAGGAGACCGCGTACTTCACCGCCCTCGCGCGCGAGTACGGGCTGAAGACCGCAGGGGTCATGGTCGAGGTCCCGGCGAGCGCGCTGCTCGCCGATCGGGTGCTCGCGCATGCCGACTTCGCCTCGATCGGCACGAACGATCTCACGCAGTACACCATGGCCGCCGACCGGCTGCTGGGTTCCGTCGCCGGCTTCCAGGACCCGTGGCACCCGGCAGTGCTGCGCCTGGTGCGCGAAGTCGGCACTGCCGGCGCGCGACTCGGCAAGCCCATCGGGATCTGCGGCGAGGCTGCTGCTGACCCCTTGCTCGCGGTCGTGCTCGTTGGCCTCGGGGCGACGAGCCTGTCGATGGCCCCGTCCGCGCTGGCCGACGTGCGCCACACCCTCTCCGAACGCACCCTCGACGAGGCCCGCAACCTCGCAGAGATCGCACTGGCAGCGGACGACGCCGCCGGTGCACGCCACGCCGTGGCGGAAGCCACGGCGTCCTTCCCCTCCCACCAGAAAGAGACGACATCATGA
- a CDS encoding HPr family phosphocarrier protein, which produces MTTSRTVRIGSSHGLHARPAKLFAQAAKDSGVPVTIAKDSGKPVNAASILGVIALAIEYGDYVTLTVDGDGADAENVIDTLTELLTTDHDQDSAG; this is translated from the coding sequence ATGACCACCTCTCGCACCGTTCGCATCGGTTCATCGCACGGGCTGCACGCCCGTCCCGCGAAGCTGTTCGCACAGGCCGCGAAGGACTCAGGCGTCCCGGTCACGATCGCCAAGGATTCCGGCAAGCCGGTCAACGCCGCCAGCATCCTGGGCGTCATCGCGCTCGCGATCGAGTACGGCGACTATGTCACCCTCACGGTCGACGGTGACGGCGCCGACGCCGAGAACGTGATCGACACCCTCACCGAGCTGCTCACGACCGACCACGACCAGGACTCCGCCGGATGA
- a CDS encoding PTS sugar transporter subunit IIB — protein MRILVVCGAGASSTFVAQRLRRAAAEVGLDWDASAGMESSVIDGAHDLVLVGPHLADRLTAIRGAVSSPVALLPPDVFADRSGERTLAIARALLPDVSSTPKGTS, from the coding sequence ATGAGGATCCTCGTAGTGTGCGGCGCCGGTGCGTCCAGCACGTTCGTCGCTCAGCGACTCCGACGCGCGGCCGCTGAGGTCGGTCTCGACTGGGACGCCTCCGCGGGCATGGAGAGCTCCGTCATCGACGGTGCGCACGACCTCGTCCTCGTCGGTCCGCACCTCGCCGACCGGCTCACGGCGATCCGTGGCGCGGTGAGCAGCCCGGTCGCCCTCCTTCCTCCGGATGTCTTCGCGGACCGGTCCGGCGAGCGCACGCTCGCGATCGCCCGCGCCCTTCTCCCCGACGTCAGCAGCACCCCGAAAGGAACATCATGA
- a CDS encoding BglG family transcription antiterminator, giving the protein MSRQRQDQLLSTLLRQGTWATAGSLADLLGVTPRSVRSYVAALNGRTADGDAVESGSAGYRAGPGARAALRIRQTGESAPRDRLHGLVRTLLDAPTGIDVFETADRLHVSEATLEADLARVRALIDGTDLTLERDREIVRLRGNETAQRRLLSRLAHDEMDAASFHPETFRRALAGNAVAAHAVAPFKSALVRELGELGYYVNELAISDVLLHIAIAAERVAAGHALESAPSGARAEIPQVGAVIARLAGEHFAVALGDGDSDHLASLVLTRIVAPGEDAAGDVARSGVDPEVEAAVRAEVQRAAEDYQVDLVDETFQLRLALHVQNLLRRAEESALTRNPLTRSLKTSYPMIFEVAVSIASGLHDRLGAPIHDDEIAYIAMHVGGRLERSRKAESILTATIVCPGYYELHELLRSSVDRSLGSAIEVTSVITNVDPDWASFDTDLVLSTIEPGASGDRFVRIQPFLTDSDVDRIQSAAGRVRRGRRLTRLRGELARYFHADAYVSPLPDEGEEAIIRRLGGLLVQAGLIGEDYIDNTIAREQMSSTAFTDALAVPHALQMTATRTAIAIGVADGSAAWGDGRVQVVALAAFSESDRAAFQTVFEQLVEVFSERESVQRIVRRATSFETFLDELVAVIDG; this is encoded by the coding sequence ATGTCGCGCCAGCGCCAGGACCAGCTGCTCTCGACCCTCCTTCGTCAGGGGACATGGGCGACGGCCGGCAGCCTCGCCGATCTGCTCGGCGTCACCCCGCGCAGCGTTCGCTCCTACGTCGCCGCGTTGAACGGCCGCACGGCGGACGGAGACGCCGTCGAATCCGGTTCGGCGGGGTACCGCGCCGGCCCCGGTGCGCGCGCTGCACTCCGCATTCGTCAGACCGGTGAGTCGGCACCCCGCGACCGCCTGCACGGCCTCGTGCGTACGCTGCTCGACGCGCCAACCGGCATCGACGTCTTCGAGACCGCCGATCGTCTGCACGTCAGCGAAGCCACACTCGAAGCCGATCTAGCCCGTGTGCGTGCGCTGATCGACGGCACCGACCTGACGCTCGAGAGGGACCGGGAGATCGTGCGGCTGCGCGGCAACGAGACGGCGCAACGTCGACTGCTCAGCCGACTCGCGCACGACGAGATGGACGCCGCCTCCTTCCATCCGGAGACGTTCCGGCGCGCTCTCGCCGGCAACGCGGTCGCGGCGCACGCCGTCGCGCCGTTCAAGTCCGCGCTGGTGCGGGAGCTCGGAGAGCTCGGCTACTACGTCAACGAGCTCGCGATCTCCGATGTGCTGCTGCACATCGCCATCGCCGCCGAACGCGTGGCCGCCGGTCACGCGCTGGAGTCCGCCCCGTCGGGTGCTCGCGCCGAGATCCCGCAGGTCGGTGCCGTGATCGCGCGTCTGGCCGGCGAGCATTTCGCCGTGGCGCTCGGCGACGGGGACAGCGATCACCTCGCCTCCCTCGTGCTGACGCGCATCGTCGCGCCCGGGGAGGACGCCGCCGGCGATGTCGCCCGCAGCGGTGTGGACCCCGAGGTCGAAGCGGCCGTGCGCGCCGAGGTGCAGCGCGCGGCAGAGGACTATCAGGTCGACCTGGTCGACGAGACCTTCCAGCTCCGGCTCGCGCTGCATGTGCAGAACCTGCTGCGGCGGGCCGAGGAGAGTGCACTCACGCGCAATCCGCTCACCCGATCGCTCAAGACGTCGTACCCGATGATCTTCGAGGTCGCCGTCTCCATCGCCAGTGGGCTGCACGACCGCCTGGGCGCCCCCATCCATGACGACGAGATCGCGTACATCGCGATGCACGTCGGCGGACGCCTCGAGCGCAGTCGCAAGGCCGAGTCGATCCTGACCGCCACCATCGTCTGTCCCGGGTATTACGAGCTCCACGAACTGCTCCGCTCCAGCGTCGACCGCTCACTCGGGTCGGCGATCGAGGTGACCAGCGTGATCACCAACGTCGACCCCGACTGGGCCTCCTTCGACACCGACCTCGTGCTCAGCACGATCGAACCCGGGGCATCCGGTGATCGCTTCGTGCGCATCCAGCCCTTCCTGACCGACTCCGACGTCGATCGCATCCAGTCGGCAGCGGGTCGTGTGCGCCGCGGACGCCGCCTGACACGCCTGCGCGGTGAGCTGGCGCGCTACTTCCACGCCGACGCGTACGTGTCTCCGCTCCCCGACGAAGGCGAGGAGGCGATCATCCGGCGCCTGGGCGGGCTTCTGGTCCAGGCCGGCCTGATCGGTGAGGACTACATCGACAACACGATCGCGCGCGAGCAGATGTCGTCGACAGCGTTCACCGACGCGCTCGCCGTTCCCCACGCGCTGCAGATGACGGCGACCAGGACCGCCATCGCGATCGGCGTCGCCGACGGCTCGGCAGCCTGGGGCGACGGACGGGTGCAGGTCGTCGCGCTCGCCGCTTTCAGCGAGAGCGACCGCGCCGCGTTCCAGACCGTGTTCGAGCAGCTCGTGGAGGTGTTCAGCGAACGCGAGAGCGTGCAGCGGATCGTTCGCAGGGCCACGAGCTTCGAGACCTTCCTCGACGAGCTCGTCGCGGTGATCGACGGCTGA
- a CDS encoding HPr family phosphocarrier protein, giving the protein MLSRHVTITAHNGVHARPVAELVRVVQAHGDAVTLRTADGVVVDLSSVLAVMDLALAPGDAVTLETRESSDAAAVLDTLSEVLAPRR; this is encoded by the coding sequence ATGCTGAGCCGTCACGTCACCATCACCGCGCACAACGGCGTGCACGCGCGACCGGTCGCCGAACTCGTGCGCGTCGTGCAGGCCCACGGTGATGCGGTGACCCTGCGCACCGCAGACGGGGTGGTCGTCGACCTCAGCAGCGTGCTGGCGGTCATGGACCTGGCCCTGGCCCCCGGCGATGCCGTCACGCTCGAGACCAGGGAGTCCTCGGACGCCGCTGCCGTGCTGGACACCCTGAGCGAGGTCCTCGCGCCGCGACGCTGA
- a CDS encoding phospho-sugar mutase: protein MSEERLAQARAWLRQDPDHETRDELAGLITRASGGDEAAVAELDDRFGARLAFGTAGLRGELGAGSNRMNRVLVAQAAAGFAAYLSERAHGATPTVVIGYDGRRNSRVFATDSAEIFAGAGLRAILLPRLLPTPVLAFAVRHFGADAGVMVTASHNPPNDNGYKVYLGGDDQGSQIVAPADAEIAAQIQRVADTLRVPALPRSTAYEIAPEAVVDAYVAATAAVAPAPAGADGLRWVYTAMHGVGWETLSRILTTAGYPQPAVVDQQLRPDARFRTVSFPNPEEPGAMDLAFARARRAKADFILANDPDADRLAVAIPDESAADGWRRLTGNEVGLLLGARAARAAEGTPGASLACSLVSSPGLSAVAAHHGLDFHETLTGFKWISRAPGIVFGFEEALGYLVNPETVRDKDGISAAVAILGLAAEARDRGLGLADLLSELGDTYGHFASGQVSVRVEDLSIIGTVMLSLRSLPPAHIGTQSIAVAEDLLQAAPGQPAGDVLRYRLADGSRVIVRPSGTEPKLKVYIDAKADSAEGARDVVAALEAGVRVLLEERS, encoded by the coding sequence GTGAGCGAGGAGCGGCTCGCGCAGGCGCGAGCATGGCTGCGGCAGGACCCCGACCACGAGACCCGGGACGAGCTCGCCGGGCTCATCACGCGCGCCTCGGGCGGCGATGAGGCGGCGGTCGCCGAGCTCGACGACCGTTTCGGTGCACGTCTCGCCTTCGGCACAGCGGGTCTGCGCGGAGAGCTCGGCGCTGGCAGCAACCGCATGAACCGGGTGCTGGTCGCGCAGGCCGCCGCCGGCTTCGCGGCGTACCTCAGCGAGCGCGCGCACGGCGCGACCCCGACGGTCGTGATCGGCTATGACGGTCGGCGCAACTCCCGGGTCTTCGCGACGGACTCCGCCGAGATCTTCGCCGGGGCCGGTCTGCGGGCGATCCTGCTGCCCCGACTGCTGCCGACTCCCGTGCTGGCCTTCGCGGTGCGGCACTTCGGCGCCGACGCGGGTGTGATGGTGACCGCCAGCCACAACCCTCCGAACGACAACGGCTACAAGGTCTACCTCGGCGGTGACGACCAGGGATCGCAGATCGTCGCCCCTGCCGATGCCGAGATCGCCGCGCAGATCCAGCGGGTCGCCGACACGCTCCGGGTACCGGCGCTCCCCCGCTCCACCGCCTACGAGATCGCACCGGAGGCCGTCGTCGACGCGTACGTCGCGGCGACAGCGGCCGTCGCCCCCGCTCCGGCGGGTGCGGATGGACTGCGCTGGGTCTACACGGCGATGCACGGCGTCGGATGGGAGACGCTGTCGCGCATCCTGACCACCGCCGGCTATCCGCAGCCGGCTGTGGTCGATCAGCAGCTGCGCCCGGATGCCCGGTTCCGCACCGTCTCGTTCCCGAACCCCGAGGAGCCGGGGGCCATGGACCTGGCCTTCGCCCGGGCACGTCGGGCCAAGGCCGACTTCATCCTCGCCAACGACCCCGATGCGGATCGCCTCGCCGTCGCCATCCCCGACGAGTCCGCAGCGGACGGCTGGCGTCGGCTGACGGGCAACGAGGTCGGGCTGCTCCTCGGCGCCCGCGCCGCACGCGCCGCGGAAGGAACACCGGGTGCCTCGCTCGCCTGCTCTCTGGTGTCCTCGCCCGGTCTCAGCGCGGTCGCCGCCCACCACGGGCTGGACTTCCACGAGACGCTCACGGGCTTCAAATGGATCTCCCGCGCTCCGGGCATCGTCTTCGGCTTCGAGGAGGCCCTGGGCTATCTCGTGAACCCCGAGACCGTGCGCGACAAGGACGGTATCTCCGCAGCGGTCGCGATCCTCGGTCTCGCGGCCGAGGCCCGTGACCGTGGCCTCGGGCTCGCCGACCTGCTCTCCGAGCTCGGAGACACCTACGGCCACTTCGCGAGCGGCCAGGTCTCGGTGCGCGTCGAGGACCTCTCGATCATCGGCACCGTGATGCTGTCGCTGCGTTCCCTGCCGCCCGCACACATCGGCACCCAGTCGATCGCCGTGGCCGAGGACCTGCTGCAGGCGGCGCCCGGTCAGCCCGCGGGCGACGTGCTGCGCTACCGCCTGGCCGACGGTTCGCGCGTGATCGTGCGCCCGAGCGGCACCGAGCCGAAGCTCAAGGTGTACATCGACGCGAAGGCGGACTCCGCCGAGGGCGCCCGCGACGTCGTGGCCGCACTCGAGGCCGGTGTCCGCGTCCTTCTCGAAGAGCGCTCCTGA
- a CDS encoding purine-nucleoside phosphorylase, whose translation MPETHSNPLDDPTANPFEVAATAAADIARLTGVENHDIALTLGSGWGKAADIIGETVATIPATEVTGFSKPALEGHVGTLRSIRTPDGKNVLVIGARTHYYEDHGVRRVVHSVRTAAATGAKIMVLTNGAGGIRETWTPGQPVLISDHINLTADSPLEGATFIDLTDLYSSRLRDVARSVDPSLDEGVYTQFRGPHYETPAEVQMAKIIGGHIVGMSTALEAIAAREAGMEVLGFSLITNLAAGIQKTPLSHAEVIEAGREAEPVISALLARVVEAL comes from the coding sequence ATGCCCGAGACACACAGCAACCCCCTCGATGACCCCACTGCGAACCCGTTCGAGGTCGCAGCCACCGCCGCCGCCGACATCGCGCGGCTGACCGGCGTCGAGAACCACGACATCGCCCTCACGCTCGGAAGCGGCTGGGGCAAGGCCGCCGACATCATCGGCGAGACGGTCGCGACGATCCCGGCGACCGAGGTCACCGGCTTCTCGAAGCCCGCACTCGAGGGTCACGTCGGAACCCTCCGCAGCATCCGCACGCCCGACGGCAAGAACGTCCTCGTCATCGGCGCGCGCACCCACTACTACGAGGATCACGGCGTCCGCCGCGTGGTGCACAGCGTGCGCACCGCCGCCGCGACCGGCGCGAAGATCATGGTGCTCACCAACGGCGCCGGCGGCATCCGCGAGACCTGGACGCCCGGTCAGCCCGTGCTGATCAGCGACCACATCAACCTCACGGCCGACTCCCCGCTCGAGGGAGCCACGTTCATCGACCTGACCGACCTGTACTCCTCGCGCCTGCGCGATGTGGCCCGCAGCGTCGACCCCTCGCTCGACGAGGGCGTCTACACGCAGTTCCGCGGCCCGCACTACGAAACGCCGGCCGAGGTGCAGATGGCGAAGATCATCGGCGGTCACATCGTCGGCATGTCGACCGCGCTCGAGGCCATCGCCGCCCGCGAAGCCGGAATGGAGGTGCTGGGCTTCTCGCTCATCACGAACCTCGCCGCCGGCATCCAGAAGACGCCGCTGAGCCATGCCGAGGTGATCGAGGCCGGCCGCGAAGCCGAACCGGTGATCTCCGCCCTGCTGGCCCGCGTGGTCGAGGCGCTGTGA
- a CDS encoding NAD(P)H-quinone dehydrogenase has translation MSSTTFERTQRVAVLGGGPGGYEAALAAAQLGAEVTLVERVGVGGSAVLTDVVPSKSLIATADAAVAISEASDLGVNFYAKGENGKPLKPEIAINLAAVNKRLVALAGQQSEDMRATLLEAGVRILSGHGRLEGPTAIVVSTGQGGTDFDRIEADTIIVAVGASPRELDSAKPDGKRILTWTQLYDMKALPEHLIVVGSGVTGAEFASAYMNLGAKVTLVSSREQVLPGEDKDAASVLEKVFKRGGMQVLSKSRADKVQADKDGVVVTLSDGRTVEGSHCLMAVGSIPNTAGIGLEEAGVELDESGHVRVNKVARTSVPNVYAVGDCTNFFPLASVASMQGRTAVFHALGDIVIPLELIKITSNIFTAPEIATVGYSEKDVEDGIADGLVYKLPLAANPRAKMMGIKDGFVKIIARKGSGTVIGGVIVAPKASELIYPIAVAVERRLTVDQVSRVFAAYPSLSSSITDASRAMHLGYIS, from the coding sequence ATGTCTTCCACCACTTTCGAGCGCACTCAGCGCGTCGCCGTCCTCGGCGGCGGTCCCGGCGGTTACGAGGCGGCCCTGGCGGCCGCTCAGCTCGGAGCCGAGGTGACCCTGGTCGAACGCGTCGGTGTCGGAGGATCCGCGGTCCTGACAGACGTGGTGCCGTCCAAGAGCCTGATCGCCACGGCGGACGCCGCCGTCGCGATCTCCGAGGCGAGCGACCTCGGCGTCAACTTCTACGCGAAGGGCGAGAACGGCAAGCCGCTCAAGCCGGAGATCGCGATCAACCTCGCTGCCGTGAACAAGCGCCTGGTCGCGCTCGCCGGGCAGCAGTCCGAGGACATGCGTGCGACGCTCCTCGAGGCCGGTGTGCGGATCCTCTCCGGTCACGGCCGTCTCGAGGGACCGACGGCGATCGTGGTGTCGACCGGTCAGGGCGGCACCGACTTCGACCGCATCGAGGCCGACACGATCATCGTGGCTGTCGGCGCCTCACCGCGGGAACTGGATTCGGCCAAGCCCGACGGCAAGCGCATCCTGACCTGGACCCAGCTCTACGACATGAAGGCGCTCCCCGAGCACCTCATCGTGGTCGGCTCCGGCGTCACCGGTGCCGAGTTCGCCTCGGCGTACATGAATCTGGGCGCGAAGGTGACACTGGTCTCCAGCCGCGAGCAGGTGCTCCCCGGCGAGGACAAGGATGCCGCGAGCGTCCTCGAGAAGGTTTTCAAGCGCGGCGGCATGCAGGTGCTGTCCAAGTCCCGCGCCGACAAGGTGCAGGCCGACAAGGACGGGGTCGTCGTGACCCTGTCGGATGGCCGGACGGTCGAGGGCAGCCACTGTCTGATGGCGGTCGGCTCGATCCCCAACACGGCGGGGATCGGTCTCGAGGAGGCCGGCGTCGAGCTCGACGAATCCGGACACGTCCGCGTGAACAAGGTGGCGCGCACCTCGGTTCCCAACGTCTACGCGGTCGGCGACTGCACGAACTTCTTCCCCCTGGCATCCGTCGCCTCGATGCAGGGACGGACAGCGGTGTTCCACGCGCTCGGTGACATCGTGATCCCGCTCGAGCTGATCAAGATCACCTCGAACATCTTCACCGCCCCCGAGATCGCCACGGTCGGGTACTCCGAGAAGGACGTCGAGGACGGCATCGCCGACGGGCTCGTCTACAAGCTGCCGCTGGCGGCCAATCCGCGCGCGAAGATGATGGGCATCAAGGACGGCTTCGTCAAGATCATCGCCCGCAAGGGGTCGGGCACCGTCATCGGCGGCGTGATCGTCGCCCCCAAGGCCTCCGAGTTGATCTACCCGATCGCCGTCGCCGTCGAGCGGCGACTCACGGTCGACCAGGTGTCCCGCGTGTTCGCGGCCTACCCGTCGCTCTCGAGCAGCATCACGGATGCGAGCCGTGCGATGCACCTGGGCTACATCTCCTGA